A genomic window from Anthocerotibacter panamensis C109 includes:
- the radC gene encoding RadC family protein has translation MIYHLRICDLPSDERPRERLLEAGSQYLSMAELLAILLNTGSGKLSALGLAQLILRELSEGGADAVGQLRDFSPQRLMAISGVGPAKAATVGAALELGRRVYISRPHDRPIIENPETAHALLQAELGYALQEKFAVLLLDVKNRVLANHIISMGTVDETLAHPRDIFREAIRRNAARVVVAHNHPSGDCTPSPEDLSLTRQILQAGTLLRIPVLDHLVIAGSNFTSLHRKATYLWQEVPQDA, from the coding sequence ATGATTTATCACCTACGCATTTGTGATCTTCCCTCCGACGAACGCCCCCGCGAACGCCTGCTTGAAGCCGGATCCCAATATCTCTCCATGGCAGAACTGCTCGCTATCCTCCTCAACACCGGTTCCGGGAAACTTTCCGCTCTGGGGCTCGCCCAACTTATTCTGCGCGAACTCAGTGAAGGCGGGGCTGATGCTGTCGGTCAATTGCGTGACTTCAGCCCCCAGCGCTTGATGGCGATCTCAGGCGTCGGACCAGCGAAAGCCGCAACTGTGGGAGCCGCCCTAGAGTTGGGACGCCGTGTCTATATCAGCCGCCCTCATGACCGCCCTATCATCGAAAATCCCGAGACTGCACACGCTCTGCTCCAAGCAGAGTTGGGCTACGCACTCCAGGAGAAATTCGCCGTGCTGCTGTTGGATGTCAAAAACCGGGTCCTTGCCAACCACATTATCTCCATGGGAACTGTGGACGAAACCTTGGCGCACCCCCGCGATATCTTCCGCGAAGCCATCCGCCGCAACGCCGCGCGCGTCGTCGTCGCTCACAACCATCCTTCCGGGGACTGCACCCCCAGCCCCGAAGACCTCAGCCTCACCCGTCAGATTCTCCAGGCGGGGACCCTCCTGCGCATCCCAGTACTCGACCATCTCGTGATCGCCGGGAGCAACTTCACCAGCCTCCACCGTAAAGCCACCTACCTGTGGCAAGAAGTCCCTCAGGATGCCTAA
- a CDS encoding Uma2 family endonuclease, producing the protein MSAITIDFSPVLQMTDEQFWELCQRNRDVKFERNAQGALIIMAPTGSDSGSNNAELTYQVQAWSREHREYGRAFDSSTGFKLPNGADRSPDASWVQREKLKALTPKQKKGFAPVCPDFVVELKSPTDDLAVLRAKMQEYIEHGAKLGWLLDPETRQVVIYRPDRAVETLEGATILSGEDVLPGFVLDLKAVWEAANDD; encoded by the coding sequence TCACCATCGATTTCAGCCCTGTCCTTCAGATGACCGATGAACAGTTCTGGGAACTGTGTCAGCGAAACCGGGATGTGAAATTTGAACGCAATGCTCAGGGAGCACTGATTATTATGGCCCCGACCGGGAGCGATTCTGGCAGTAACAATGCTGAACTGACCTATCAAGTCCAGGCGTGGAGCCGGGAACATCGGGAGTATGGACGCGCTTTTGACTCCTCCACCGGCTTCAAACTCCCCAACGGGGCAGACCGCTCCCCTGATGCATCCTGGGTACAAAGAGAAAAACTAAAAGCCTTGACCCCCAAGCAGAAAAAAGGCTTTGCCCCGGTGTGCCCCGACTTTGTGGTGGAACTCAAATCTCCAACGGACGATCTAGCTGTCCTGCGCGCCAAGATGCAAGAATACATCGAGCATGGCGCAAAGCTTGGCTGGCTCCTTGATCCCGAGACCCGACAGGTTGTAATTTATCGCCCAGACCGAGCTGTAGAGACCCTGGAAGGCGCTACTATCCTGTCAGGGGAGGACGTGCTACCGGGCTTTGTCCTAGACCTCAAGGCGGTATGGGAAGCAGCCAACGACGATTAA